In Pyrus communis chromosome 1, drPyrComm1.1, whole genome shotgun sequence, the following are encoded in one genomic region:
- the LOC137733133 gene encoding actin-related protein 6-like has product MHQNVVVLDNGGGLIKAGIGGERDPSAIIPNCVYRPLSSKKWVHPSPTEPMDLTSAAVRRPIDRGYLINPDLQREIWANLFSSLLRVNPAQSSLLLTEPLFALPSIQRATDELVFEDFNFSALYVANSPSLAHLCEASRREIKAQCSLVVDCGFSFTHAAPVFQNFTINYAAKRIDLGGKALTNYLKELVSYRSVNVMDETFLIDDVKEKLCFVSMDVDRDLQIAKKHGKDNLFRCTYVLPDGITHTKGFVKKPDEAKRYLALRDGDTLKDVEKKMDLDKMEVTDKLVDRKKIDLSKNEFDLTNERFLVPEMIFHPADLGMNQAGLAECIVRAVSSCHPHLQPVLYESILLTGGSTLFPRLADRLERELRPLVPDDYPVKITPQEDPILSVWRGGSILASSPDFEAMCVTKAEYEELGSARCRKRFF; this is encoded by the exons ATGCATCAAAATGTCGTCGTCTTAGACAACGGCGGCGGCCTAATCAAAGCCGGGATCGGCGGCGAGCGCGACCCCTCCGCCATCATACCCAACTGCGTCTACCGCCCGCTCTCCTCCAAGAAATGGGTCCACCCCTCCCCCACCGAGCCCATGGACCTCACCTCCGCCGCCGTCCGCCGCCCAATCGACCGCGGctacctaattaacccggaccTCCAGCGCGAGATTTGGGCCAACCTCTTCTCCTCCCTCCTCCGGGTCAACCCGGCCCAATCCTCCCTCCTCCTGACGGAGCCCCTCTTCGCCCTCCCCTCCATCCAACGCGCCACCGACGAGCTCGTCTTCGAGGACTTCAACTTCTCGGCGCTCTACGTCGCGAACTCCCCCTCCCTCGCCCACCTCTGCGAGGCCAGCCGCCGCGAAATTAAGGCGCAGTGCAGCCTCGTCGTCGACTGCGGCTTCTCCTTCACGCACGCCGCCCCCGTCTTCCAGAACTTCACCATCAACTACGCCGCCAAGCGAATCGATTTGGGCGGCAAGGCATTGACCAATTACCTCAAGGAGCTCGTCTCTTATCGCTCCGTCAATGTCATGGACGAAACGTTTCTCATCGATGATGTTAAGGAGAAGCTCTGCTTTGTTTCCATGGACGTTGATCGTGACCTCCAGATTGCAAA GAAACATGGGAAGGACAATCTTTTCAGGTGCACTTATGTGTTGCCTGACGGCATTACGCACACAAAAGGATTTGTTAAGAAACCGGATGAGGCGAAGAGATACTTGGCTCTGAGAGACGGCGACACACTTAAAGATGTGGAGAAGAAGATGGATTTGGATAAGATGGAGGTTACAGACAAGTTGGTGGATCGAAAGAAGATTGATTTGAGCaagaat GAATTTGACCTGACAAATGAAAGGTTCCTTGTGCCGGAGATGATCTTCCATCCTGCTGATTTGG GAATGAATCAGGCTGGACTAGCAGAGTGCATTGTTCGAGCTGTCAGTTCCTGCCATCCACATCTTCAGCCAGTACTTTATGAAAG CATTCTCTTAACAGGTGGAAGCACTCTATTTCCTCGACTAGCTGATAGACT GGAGAGGGAGCTGCGGCCTCTTGTTCCTGATGACTATCCAGTGAAGATAACTCCTCAAGAAGA TCCCATACTAAGCGTTTGGAGAGGAGGGTCTATTTTAGCATCAAGTCCGGATTTTGAAGCAATGTGTGTCACCAAGGCCGAGTACGAGGAGCTTGGATCTGCTCGATGTCGCAAGAGATTCTTTTAA
- the LOC137732820 gene encoding topless-related protein 4-like produces MSSLSRELVFLILQFLDEEKFKDSVHKLEQESGFFFNMRYFEDMVTTGEWEEVEKYLSGFTKVDDNRYSMKIFFEIRKQKYLEALDKRDRAKAVDILVKDLKVFAAFNEELFKEITQLLTLENFRDNEQLSKYGDTKSARSIMLAELKKLIEANPLFRDKLQFPTLKNSRLRTLINQSLNWQHQLCKSPKPNPDIKTLFVDHSCGQPNGTRAPSPVTNHLMGAVPKTGGFPPLGAHGAFQPTPAALPTSLAGWMANPSPVAVPHPSASAGPLGLAAANNAAILKRPRTPPTGNPTMDYQTADSEHVLKRSRPFGITDEANNLPVNMLPVVYPNQSHGQSSYSSDDLPRSVVMTLRPGSTVKSMDFHPVQQILLLVGTNMGDVMVYELPSLEKITVKNFKVWDLGACSAALQASLASDYTASINRVMWSPDGTLFGVAYSKHIVHIYSYHGGDDLRNHLEIEAHVGSVNDLAFSYPNKQLCVITCGEDRFIKVWDAATGTKQYTFEGHEAPVYSVCPHHKENIQFIFSTSTDGKIKAWLYDNGGSRVDYDAPGYSSTTMAYSADGARLFSCGTNKEGDSYLVEWNESEGAVKRTFHGLAKRTVGVVQFDTTKNRFLAVGDEFTVKFWDMDNVNLLMSTDADGGLPASPVIRFNKEGILLAASTNDNGIKILANSDGIRLLRTVESRAFDASRAASAAAVKAPPTGTFGPSNIPIGASIGDRAAPVAAMAGLNNDNRSLVDVKPRIADESVEKSRIWKLTEISEQSQCRSLRLPDSLTAMRVSRLIYTNSGLAVLALSSNAVHKLWKWQRNERIHKATASSPPQLWQPASGILMTNDISDTNPEDAVPCFALSKNDSYVMSASGGKISLFNMMTFKTMTTFMPPPPAATYLAFHPQDNNIIAIGMDDSSIQIYNVRVDEVKTKLKGHQKRITGLAFSHTLNVLVSSGADSQLCVWNTDGWEKLASKFLQMPSGRAAAPLADTRVQFHSDQTHLLAVHETQIAIYEAPKLECLKQWVPREASGPITHAVYSCDSQLIYVSFEDGSVGVLTALALRLRCRILPTAYLPPNPSLRVYPLVVAAHPSEPNQFALGLTDGGVHVLEPLESEGKWGTNPPIENGAGPSTTSGAAGSEQPQR; encoded by the exons ATGTCCTCGCTTAGCAGAGAGCTCGTTTTTCTCATACTTCAGTTTCTGGATGAAGAGAAATTCAAAGACAGTGTTCACAA GTTGGAGCAAGAGTCAGGGTTTTTCTTTAACATGAGGTACTTTGAGGACATGGTGACAACTGGGGAGTGGGAGGAGGTGGAGAAGTATTTGTCCGGTTTCACCAAGGTTGACGATAATCGATACTCTATGAAGATTTTCTTCGAGATTCGCAAGCAGAAGTACCTTGAAGCTTTGGACAA GAGGGATCGAGCAAAAGCTGTGGACATTTTAGTTAAGGACTTGAAAGTTTTTGCAGCATTTAATGAGGAACTTTTCAAGGAAATTACACAGCTGTTGACTTTGGAGAACTTTAG GGATAATGAACAGTTATCTAAATATGGTGATACTAAGTCTGCAAGGAGTATAATGCTTGCTGAACTGAAAAAGTTAATAGAGGCTAACCCATTGTTTCGTGACAAACTTCAATTTCCTACCCTGAAGAACTCGAGACTGCGAACTCTTATTAATCAGAG TTTAAACTGGCAGCATCAGCTTTGTAAGAGCCCAAAGCCTAATCCAGACATAAAGACCCTGTTTGTAGACCACAGTTGTGGACAACCAAATGGTACCAGGGCTCCATCCCCTGTCACTAATCACTTAATGGGGGCAGTCCCTAAGACGGGGGGTTTCCCTCCATTGGGTGCTCACGGG GCCTTTCAGCCCACACCAGCTGCTCTTCCAACATCTCTTGCTGGATGGATGGCAAATCCATCACCTGTGGCTGTACCTCATCCCTCAGCTTCTGCTGGGCCTCTTGGGTTGGCCGCAGCTAACAATGCAG CCATCTTAAAGCGCCCTAGGACTCCTCCAACCGGTAACCCAACTATGGACTATCAAACAGCTGATTCTGAGCATGTTCTGAAGAGATCAAGACCTTTTGGGATAACAGATGAG GCCAATAATCTGCCAGTAAATATGCTGCCTGTTGTGTATCCTAATCAGAGCCATGGTCAGAGTTCCTACTCTTCTGATGACTTGCCCAGGTCTGTTGTTATGACTTTACGTCCAGGTTCAACTGTCAAGAGTATGGATTTCCACCCAGTGCAACAAATTTTACTTCTTG TTGGAACAAACATGGGCGATGTCATGGTATATGAGCTACCAAGCCTTGAAAAGATTACTGTTAAGAACTTCAAAGTTTGGGACCTTGGAGCATGTTCAGCTGCTCTGCAG GCATCTTTGGCCAGTGATTATACAGCATCAATCAACCGTGTGATGTGGAGCCCTGATGGGACACTTTTTG GTGTTGCATACTCTAAGCACATTGTACACATATATTCCTACCATGGTGGTGATGATTTACGAAATCACCTAGAG ATCGAGGCTCATGTTGGCAGCGTTAATGATCTCGCTTTCTCATATCCAAACAAACAGCTGTGTGTTATCACTTGCGGAGAGGATAGGTTCATTAAG GTTTGGGATGCAGCCACTGGGACTAAGCAGTATACTTTTGAGGGCCATGAAGCACCTGTATATTCAGTGTGTCCACATCACAAAGAGAATATCCAG TTTATTTTCTCGACATCTACTGATGGGAAAATAAAGGCATGGTTGTATGATAATGGGGGCTCAAGGGTTGACTATGATGCACCAGGCTATTCATCTACCACTATGGCATATAGTGCAGATGGAGCAAG GTTGTTCTCATGTGGGACAAATAAAGAAGGGGATTCATATTTGGTGGAGTGGAATGAAAGTGAAGGAGCTGTAAAGCGGACCTTTCATGGTCTTGCAAAGCGTACTGTTGGGGTTGTGCAGTTTGATACCACTAAAAATCGGTTCTTGGCTGTTGGTGATGAGTTCACAGTCAAATTTTGGGACATGGACAATGTTAACCTTTTGATGAGTACTGATGCAGATGGTGGATTGCCG GCTTCTCCCGTAATCAGATTTAACAAGGAAGGAATATTGTTAGCTGCCTCAACGAATGACAATGGTATTAAAATTCTGGCAAATTCAGATGGAATTAGGTTGCTAAGAACTGTGGAAAGCCGCGCATTTGATGCTTCAAGAGCTGCTTCTGCAGCTGCTGTGAAG GCACCACCAACAGGAACATTTGGGCCTTCCAACATTCCTATTGGAGCAAGCATTGGAGATCGAGCTGCTCCTGTGGCAGCCATGGCTGGACTG AACAATGACAATAGAAGTTTGGTTGACGTTAAACCTAGAATTGCGGATGAGTCGGTTGAGAAATCCAGGATTTGGAAACTGACTGAAATCAGTGAACAATCACAATGCCGCTCTCTGAGGCTCCCTGATAGTTTAACAGCAATGAGG GTTTCTAGATTAATATATACAAATTCAGGACTTGCGGTGTTGGCTTTATCATCTAATGCTGTACACAAGCTCTGGAAATGGCAAAGAAATGAACGAATACATAAG GCCACAGCTAGTAGTCCACCGCAATTGTGGCAACCTGCTAGTGGAATATTGATGACTAATGATATAAGTGATACAAACCCTGAGGATGCCGTTCCATGCTTTGCACTGTCAAAGAACGACTCTTATGTTATGTCAGCTTCAGGGGGGAAAATATCACTTTTCAATATGATGACATTTAAG ACAATGACAACATTCATGCCCCCACCCCCAGCTGCAACATATCTGGCATTTCATCCTCAAGACAATAATATCATTGCCATAGGAATGGACGATTCTTCTATCCAAATTTACAATGTTCGGGTTGACGAG GTTAAAACCAAGCTAAAAGGTCATCAGAAAAGAATAACAGGCCTTGCCTTCTCTCATACTCTTAATGTGCTTGTGTCTTCGGGTGCTGATTCCCAG TTATGCGTTTGGAACACAGATGGATGGGAGAAGCTGGCTAGTAAATTTCTTCAGATGCCAAGTGGCCGAGCTGCTGCTCCTCTTGCTGATACCCGAGTTCAGTTTCACTCAGATCAGACGCATTTGCTGGCTGTTCATGAAACACAGATTGCCATATACGAAGCACCAAAATTGGAATGCCTTAAGCAG TGGGTTCCTCGAGAAGCTAGTGGTCCAATCACACATGCTGTATATTCCTGTGATAGCCAGTTAATTTATGTTAGCTTTGAAGATGGAAGTGTGGGGGTTCTCACTGCTCTTGCACTTAGATTGAGATGCCGAATACTACCCACTGCTTACTTACCTCCAAACCCAAG CTTAAGGGTATATCCTCTCGTTGTTGCCGCACATCCCTCGGAACCCAATCAGTTTGCATTAGGACTTACAGATGGTGGAGTCCATGTACTTGAGCCATTAGAGTCAGAAGGAAAATGGGGCACTAACCCTCCAATCGAAAATGGTGCTGGGCCTAGCACGACTTCTGGAGCAGCTGGTTCAGAACAACCCCAAAGGTAA
- the LOC137732827 gene encoding BRAP2 RING ZnF UBP domain-containing protein 1-like: MFILRVHSVDTNHPLSLEDADFTAVTTSKATAAAQSNPKTTPKFSERKGIVHLFRKIRQSSLPSTASRSPMLFVVAVPNYLSFDDFIRFCGSHVDHVIELVFIRNDGMEDRYSVLIECKSQDAAGEFYSIFNGRKYSPGEAEVCHILFLDSVDYTESEEIAGTPEKEFTELPSCPVCLERLDADTGGIASTLCDHSFQCPCISKWTYLSCQVCRLCQQQDEKPACSVCGISVNPWICIICGFVGCGRYTEGHAVNHWKDTQHCYSLELDRQQIWDYVGDAYVHRLNQSKVDGKIINDTDSLCMSLEEACDGCECSADSGIGGALYSSKVDTIVDEYNRLVASQLENQRQYYESLLMEAKSKKESTISEAVEKAVNSKMQDLQAKLEKYLEEKNAVADINRNLIKDQETWRRKLKEIDEREAASLSLREEKIVDLEEQIRDFTVYIQAQKTLNDMTDSDSIKGGTVLPVPSKQSSPANSRRHSKSGRRRN; encoded by the exons ATGTTCATCCTCCGAGTTCACTCAGTGGACACCAACCACCCTCTCAGCCTCGAAGACGCAGACTTCACCGCCGTCACAACTTCCAAGGCCACCGCTGCGGCTCAATCAAACCCTAAAACCACCCCCAAATTCAGCGAGCGAAAAGGCATCGTCCACCTGTTTCGGAAAATCAGACAGTCGTCGCTGCCGAGCACTGCCTCTCGATCCCCCATGCTCTTCGTCGTTGCCGTTCCCAACTACCTCTCCTTCGACGACTTCATCCGCTTTTGTGGGTCCCACGTCGACCATGTCATCGAACTCGTCTTCATCAG GAACGACGGAATGGAGGATCGGTACAGTGTTTTGATTGAATGTAAGAGTCAGGACGCAGCTGGTGAATTTTATAGCATTTTTAATGGGAGGAAATATTCGCCCGGAGAG GCTGAGGTGTGCCATATCTTGTTTTTGGATTCTGTGGACTACACAGAATCAGAAGAAATAGCTGGGACTCCCGAGAAAGAATTTACTGAGTTACCTTCTTGCCCAGTTTGTCTTG AGAGATTGGATGCAGACACTGGCGGAATAGCGAGTACCCTTTGTGACCATTCATTTCAATGTCCCTGCATTTCGAAATGGACTTATTTATCTTGTCAG GTGTGCCGACTTTGTCAGCAGCAGGATGAAAAACCAGCTTGCTCTGTCTGTGGAATTTCAGTGAATCCCTGGATTTGCATAATTTGTGGTTTTGTAGGATGTGGAAG ATATACTGAAGGCCATGCTGTTAACCACTGGAAGGATACGCAACATTGCTATTCTCTTGAGTTGGACAGGCAGCAGATCTGGGATTATGTTGGTGATGCTTATGTTCACCGCCTGAACCAATCGAAAGTTGatggaaaaataataaatgataCAGATTCTCTTTGTATGTCACTGGAAGAGGCTTGTGACGGTTGTGAATGTAGTGCTGATTCTGGAATTGGTGGAGCCCTCTATAGTAGCAAAGTTGACACT ATTGTAGACGAGTATAACCGACTTGTTGCCAGTCAGCTTGAGAATCAAAGACAA TATTATGAATCTCTACTTATGGAGGCCAAAAGTAAAAAGGAAAGTACTATTTCAGAAGCAGTGGAGAAGGCTGTAAATTCGAAGATGCAGGATTTGCAAGCCAAACTGGAGAAAtatcttgaagaaaaaaatgctGTTGCAGAT ATCAATCGTAATCTCATCAAGGACCAAGAAACCTGGCGCAGAAAGTTGAAGGAAATCGATGAGAG GGAAGCTGCATCGCTGAGTTTAAGAGAGGAAAAGATAGTCGATTTGGAAGAACAG ATTAGAGATTTTACGGTCTATATTCAGGCCCAAAAAACACTTAATGACATGACGGACTCGGACAGCATAAAAGGAGGAACAGTCTTGCCTGTACCTTCAAAGCAATCTTCTCCTGCTAACTCTAGAAGACACTCCAAATCTGGCCGAAGACGGAACTAG
- the LOC137742416 gene encoding putative clathrin assembly protein At2g25430: MASSTIRKAIGAVKDQTSISLAKVAGSIAPDLEVLVVKATTHDEDPADEKYIREIINLTSYSRGYVTAAVATVSKRLSKTHNWIVALKALMLVHRVLVDGHPSFEEEIVSASRRGLRVLNLSGFRDEAHSGSWDHAGFVRLYAMYLEEKVEFEVYERKSRGREGSGGFDQERERTNREERREFEYENYQSDRALEREKRRESKDSTPVMEMQPERVLGRLNDLLRVLDRILGCKPAGAAKSSRLVIVALYEVVKESFRLYVEICEALRVLLDKFTEMEYADCLKAFDAYVNAAKMIDELVGFYGWCKDMGIARSSEYPEVQRITDQLLTSLEGFLKGKTSRPKSPERNRDENVRVDEEAKEDVNYEVKALPPPENYTAPPPPPEARPKPSQPQPVTEDLVNLRDEGITADEQGNKFALALFSGQPTSTNTNGSWEAFPSNGEPVVTSAWQTPAAESGKADWELALVETASNLSKQKADLAGGFDSLLLNGMYDQGAVRQHVSTSQLSGGSASSVAMPGAGKAAKQVLALPAPDGTVHTVGQQDPFAASLTVPPPSYVQIADIERKQHLLSQEQLLWQQYRRDGMQGQLGLAKISGGPQPMMPQPGGYYYAPY, encoded by the coding sequence ATGGCGTCGAGCACGATTCGCAAGGCGATTGGGGCGGTGAAGGACCAGACGAGCATTAGCCTGGCGAAAGTGGCCGGAAGCATAGCGCCGGACCTGGAAGTTCTGGTGGTTAAGGCCACCACGCACGACGAGGACCCGGCCGACGAAAAGTACATAAGGGAGATCATAAATCTAACCTCCTACTCGCGCGGATACGTAACGGCGGCGGTGGCGACTGTGTCGAAGCGTTTGAGCAAAACCCACAACTGGATTGTGGCTCTCAAGGCCCTTATGCTTGttcatagggttttggttgatggGCACCCTTCTTTTGAGGAGGAGATTGTGTCCGCGAGTCGCAGAGGGTTGAGGGTTTTGAATTTGTCGGGTTTTCGTGACGAGGCGCATTCCGGTTCTTGGGATCATGCGGGGTTTGTGAGGCTGTATGCTATGTATCTTGAGGAGAAGGTGGAATTTGAGGTTTATGAGAGGAAATCGAGAGGTAGGGAGGGTAGTGGTGGATTCGAtcaagagagggagagaacgaATCGAGAGGAAAGGAGGGAATTTGAGTACGAAAATTATCAAAGTGATCGGGCattggagagagagaagagaagagagagtaaGGATAGTACACCGGTGATGGAAATGCAGCCGGAGAGGGTGTTGGGAAGGTTGAATGACTTGTTGAGGGTTCTTGATCGAATTTTGGGTTGTAAGCCTGCAGGTGCTGCGAAGAGTAGTAGGTTGGTGATCGTTGCGCTATACGAGGTTGTGAAGGAGAGTTTTAGGCTGTATGTTGAGATATGTGAGGCATTGAGAGTGTTGTTGGATAAGTTTACTGAGATGGAGTATGCAGATTGCCTCAAGGCTTTCGATGCTTATGTCAATGCAGCAAAGATGATTGATGAGCTTGTGGGGTTTTATGGTTGGTGTAAGGACATGGGGATTGCGCGTTCATCTGAGTATCCTGAGGTGCAGAGAATAACTGATCAGCTTTTGACTTCACTTGAGGGTTTCTTGAAGGGGAAGACAAGTAGGCCAAAGAGTCCTGAGAGAAATAGGGATGAGAATGTTCGGGTTGATGAGGAGGCGAAGGAGGATGTGAATTATGAGGTTAAGGCTCTTCCTCCGCCGGAGAATTACACTGCTCCTCCCCCGCCACCTGAAGCCCGGCCTAAGCCTTCGCAGCCTCAGCCTGTGACGGAGGATTTGGTGAATTTGAGGGATGAAGGAATCACAGCTGATGAGCAAGGAAATAAATTTGCTTTGGCTTTGTTCTCTGGACAGCCTACTAGTACTAATACAAATGGTTCCTGGGAAGCATTCCCATCAAACGGAGAGCCTGTAGTGACGTCGGCTTGGCAGACACCGGCTGCTGAGAGTGGTAAAGCAGACTGGGAATTGGCATTGGTGGAGACGGCAAGTAATTTGTCGAAACAGAAGGCTGACTTGGCTGGTGGTTTTGATTCTTTGCTATTGAATGGCATGTATGATCAGGGCGCTGTGAGGCAACATGTGAGCACCTCACAGTTGAGTGGTGGGAGTGCAAGTAGCGTGGCAATGCCCGGGGCAGGCAAGGCTGCTAAGCAGGTGCTTGCTCTGCCCGCCCCAGATGGGACTGTCCACACAGTGGGGCAGCAGGATCCATTTGCCGCCTCCCTCACAGTGCCGCCTCCTTCATATGTGCAGATAGCAGACATAGAGAGGAAGCAACACTTGCTTTCACAGGAACAACTGCTTTGGCAGCAATATAGAAGAGATGGGATGCAAGGGCAATTGGGTTTGGCCAAGATTTCTGGCGGTCCTCAACCGATGATGCCTCAGCCGGGAGGGTACTACTACGCGCCCTATTGA